In Setaria italica strain Yugu1 unplaced genomic scaffold, Setaria_italica_v2.0 scaffold_13, whole genome shotgun sequence, the genomic stretch aaatccacccgagtttcgctacccggaaatagtgcatgcgggtgccgaaatgcacccgttttgcatcgttttccgtgccggaaccgaatgctcaaaaacactcacaaatatgttctagtgtatagttaggaatATTGCATGCGTTCTTTGCGAAaacatccacccgagtttcgctacccggaaatagtgcattcgggttccgaaatgcacccgttttgcatcgtttttcgtgccggaaccgaatgctcaaaaacactttcaaacatgttctagtgtatagttaggaagattgcatgctttcgttgcgaaaaaatccacccgagtgtcgctacccggaaatagtgcattcgggtgccgaattgcacccgttttgcatcgtttttcgtgccggaaccgaatgctcaaaaacactcccaaacattttCTATGGtctagttaggaagattgcatgcgttcgttgcgaaaaaatccacccgagtttcgctacccggaaatagtgcattcgggtgccgaaatgcacccattagTTTTCGtgtagtagcgaaatgctccaaaacagtTCCAAACATATTTTAGGGTCTAATGAAGTAGATTGGATCCGTTCGTTGCAAAATAATTTGTTATaagttcgctacccggaaacaATGATTCAGGTGACGAAACACAACcatttcgcatcgtttttcgtgcagtagcgaaatgctcagAATGCTCCCAAACGTGTTCTACGGTCCAATGATGTAGATTCAATACGtttgttgcgaaaaaatccgtcggaagttcgctacccggaaacaaagcattcaggtgccgaaacgcaaccgtttcgcatcatttttggTGTTGTAGCGAAATGTGCCGAAACACTCCCACACATGTTCTATGGTTTAATGAGGTAAATTCAATGCGTTCATTATGAAAAAAATCTGTCAAaagttcgctacccgaaaacatcgcattcgggtaccgaaacccACCCGTTTCGCATTATTTTTCGTGCATTAGCGAATGGCtacaaaacactcccaaacatgatTTTTGTGTTTTGTCTCCATGTAGTGCAGTACCCTCCTCTTCATGTGTATACCTAATAACAACCAAGGTAAAGGATTTAGGTAGTATAAAATTCTCACGTATGTTGAAGTTAATTTTAGCAAGGAAAGCATGCACCTCTTGTTGGAGTTTCTTAGCACTGCTGCGCGTAATTGGTCCTTCAGACCTAATGAGCTTGTGTACCCGATGCGTGGTCTTGTGTAACCGGTGCAATGTCCACATCACGAAACCTCCAACTATCACATGGGATCTGATTGTAGTAGTCTCGCTAAATACTCACATGTTCTTGCAGATTTTGCATGGATAATATATCTTCTTTATCTTCTCAATCATGCATAGTTCACCGCAACTTGAATGAATTTATTAAGTTCTCCATAGAAATAGGTGTCCGTCCTTTATGCCTTGTACATCCATGTCCTATCCATCTTTAAATAGCAACAAATAATTTAAATGGATTAAAACCATCACTTTAATAATTTTTAAACAAATAGTATATATACGTACACATGTATGTGTAGTTATTGAAAAAACTCAATGTCACATGtattaattaaaaaaatcaaaacctaACTTGTTCTTGTCCCACTAAATCTTAGAAAaaatgtatcatgtatgtgtaaatatagaaaaaaccaaatcttctctctctccatggATCTAGAAAATTCATCATTAATAAATGAGGCTAAAACATCAAAATTGAGTACAAATAATCAATTAGATAATCTTGTTGTCCTTAAATAACCTAACTTCAGCCAAAAGCTTGAGGTAAATTGAGCTCCAAATGACTAAAACACACCTTAGAGGTCTACATCTACTTAGAGGTAAGGGAACTCTATTGGAGCCTTAAACCTATACAATAAGCTTAGAAAAATATTAGGTTAGCATCAACTTACCTCTTATAACCTCTAACTACAATGAAATCGAGTTGAAAACCTTCCTtcacattttcctttttctggaTTTTGAGGGACCACCTTCCTCGACCAAGAACCATGTTGTTGGGAAAAGGAAGAAGTATGGTTGGGCATTTTGTTGGCTATTTCTAGGGGTGGCTTGCCCCATGAGCTGCGTAGAAAAACATTTGCAAAGAGGCCACGGGGGCGAACCGCCCCTGGAGATGGCCCTGAAAAGATCATTTGCGGGGTTTAAAAAACATCATGTGTGAGGTTAGAGCAACTCTAagagttttcaaaaaaattctttcccaaaaTGAGGTTTTGTGGACTATGctaaaattttttttccctcaaaaACATATCAGGCCACAGCAGAACGCTAAAAACCACTCCCCAATATTTACCACGTCATCGTAATTGGGCCTACCTAGAACAGACCCCCCCCTCTACATCTAGAACAAAGCTCCATCGCTGTGCTCAAACGCCGCCGGCTCTGCCGCCAAGgctcctcacctcctcctcctgctcctccttgcCACCACCTCCTCGTCGCAGTCGCCGCGCCATCCATCTCCAGCACTGCTGCTCAGTCTCCcacatcctcttcctcctctaccGCCGCTGCACCAGGCCCCTCCTCATCCAGGCACTACTACCAACCAGGCGGCTCTAGGCTCTAGTTCAGGAAGGGAAGAGCTGAGCCTTTCTTGGGAGGTTGCCGGTGGAGGAGCTAAGGAAGGATGGGGCGCGACAAGATCGAAATCAAGCGGATCGAGAACTCTACCAACCGCTAGGTGACCTTCTCCAAGCGCCGCAACGGGATCCTCAAGAAGGCGCGGGAGATCAGCATGCTCTGTGACATCGAGGTCGGCGTCATCATCTTCTCCAGCGCCGGCAAGCTCTATGACTTCTGCTCCCCCAAGACGTCGTCCGATGCGGCTACTTCGCGATTTGCGAGGTGCTCGATCTGCCCCGCCCTTCGCCTGTGCGCAGCAGGGAGTAGCCGTCGGGGGCGCCCCGGCGGAGCGCTAACCTAGCGCGACCATCCCAGCCTTGCGTCGCCCCTCTCACCCCTATGCCCATGTGCTGCAAGGAGCCGCCCCTTCCAGACCTGCGCCCGTGCGCTGCaaggagccgccgccggggacgccACGGTGGAGCACTAGCCGGGCGCCACAGTTCAGCTCCAACCCTCCTGACCCTACGCCTGCGCTGCTGGTCAGAGGAAGAGATAAgacagagggagaggaagaagaaaggtttGAGTCATTGAGCGAGCGGCAAAAAAAAAGAGCGCGGAAGCATCTGGCGCGCGCGGCTTGGGGGATTGGGGAAGACCGCGCATCGCGAAAATATACGAGGCGAGGGGGCGTTTTTTACGTTGCTAACCTTTTGGGGATgttttgggtggactgttggactttatttttttctcctttttccttaaAAGGGAACgttttgggtggactgttggactttatttttttctccttttttccttaaaaaggtatcagggtaagattagcagcttTTGAGGTTGTGAGGTTGCTCTCAGTGATGGCCTTAAAAATACTCAAGAAGCGGCTTCCGAGGCAACCCGAAAGCTACAGTAACCCACTCATATTCGTAGGAGCGGGTCGTATTTTGAGCCACCCCGACGTAGTGACTTTCTTGTAAAAATCTTGCGCACCAGACGGGCGTAGCCTGCACGAGATCACATAAGGAAGACACGGTTAACATTTGGTTTAAAAGCTGTAGCACCAGATATTTACAGAGGACATCATTCAGTGCTAGGCAACTTGCCTAGCTCTAAGAGGTTCAGCGTTGATTTGTGTTCCAGCACATTATAGCCGAGCACTTATGTACAGATGTCAATTCTCATTTCCCTGATGGGAAATTACCAATAACCGACATCCTACATAGAAATAGACAGTTTTCAGGATGCTAGGAGTTTCTGAGCGGATGCCAAATCAAATGCCATACTTAGACATCCTTTTTGGCGTCAGAAATGTCCTTCAGGTCACGCTCACTCTCTTCCGACCTTCCATGGGTTGCTTCCTCTAGCATCGTCTTGTTCTGTTTTGAGACAGCCTCCAGGTTCTTCTTGAGCCTTCGAATTTCTTTGACATAGTTGTGGAGCCGGTCGATGACTAGAGCAAGGAATAATGAGTATCCTGAAAGAATGTGAAGCTGCCAATTAGAATTTGTCCATGAAACTTCAAAATTGCATTATGGTCCATAGAACATATATATTGTGCTTGGCCTACATGTCCAATTGCTATCTGAGTGAATTCACTCATTGCTGACCGCGATTGTTGAAAATTATCACCACTagcaatttattttatttttacataTTGGAAGGGAGTATAAATCCTACAGTTTAATCTGAATTAAATATAACAGCTGATATTAGTGGAATTATATGGACTAAGATCAAGGAAGAAAGACATTCAGGGATAAACTTGCAAATTTCTAGGTACCAAGCATCCAAGGCACAGAATGAATTCAAACATCCCTTTGGTTGCTTTATGGAAGCACAAATACCATTGCATTAGTTTTTTTCCTTGAACAATGTTAAACAAGTTCCATATGAGAATGCACCGATTTAAGGGTTGAATGACTTAAGGAATACAATGTGCAAAAAATAACAAACTTAAAGATGATTAAAAAAGATTACATATAATGCATTAAATCGTTTTTTAGCCTCCATCATTTACTCCCCCTTATTTTAGCAGGCGCCAATCTTCTTCATCTGGCTGCATTGCATCGATATGAATCAAATAATCCATTGGGTGTACGTTCTGAGATGGATAAAATTGCTTCATTTTTATGTTATACTAAGGACAGGTAACCCCAAGCCTCATTACTTCCAAAGTGCAAAAGAATTCTAAGAACAAATATCATAATAATATGCACAACACATTCTGATACTGCACGATTGCAGCTACTCGTTTCACATTTAAGGCTTGGGACCCAATCATACTGGGATCCTTCAAGTGCTTTGCATCTCAAACAAACATGTTGTGTTTAAAGTTATTTGGGATCAACCTCAACTTAAATGGAGAAACAACTATATAATTGGCAAAATCCATGATCTgcattgcagaataagaatatAAGATATAGATGTAGCAAAAGGTATATGTTCagttttctgaaaaaaaaacatcgatATAAGGGGAGAGATATCCATGATCTACATTGCACGTAAGGTCAAGAAAAGGCCCCCCCGACACTAATGAGACATAGTGCAGGAAAGAGAAAATGAGACACCAAAAGAAAGGTTACTGTGTTTGTATTAAGTAGACTGCTTTTGCATATCCTATTCCAGAACATAATGGAATTGATGTCCGTAAAAGGGTACAGTATCATTGAAATGTGTCCAGCGCAAGACTGGTTCTACCAATTATTTATACACACATACTCCCCCATACACAATTGGAGGGGAATATGAAACACTCCATGTGAAAATCTTCTGAATTTAACTTCTACCATATGGAAGTGTTTGATTTTCTTTGGTGCAACTATTCATAGAACAATGCATTGAACATTATGAAAGCATACTAAAGATACAGAACAGGGTTTATAATGGTGAAGTAAAAAATGATGGTACATGTGACAACCACATTTTGTTGGTGTTTCATCATGATATAATAAACATTACATCCTAAAAATCCTGTTTGGGTAGGACTGATATCCATAGCCTCATAGATTAGTTCCGATTTCAATGAAATTATTAAATTTCCTGGAGCAAAAGCCTCATCCAAACAGGGGACAAGTCTAATAAAACAGAGTTTACCCTGAGCTCAATAATCAATCTACACCACTGGGTGCAATCTGCAAAGTGAAATCTAGGGACATCATAAATGAAATTTTTGATATACATCATCCCAGTATGTAGCCGTGTTATTGCTAAACTGTTATTTCAGAATAAAATCCTATGCTCCTGTATTGTACAACGAGATCGATTCATCCGTTCCCCTAATCCCTCCCTACATATGCGAAGCCTCAGCAACACACACCGCCGCGAAATTTAAGATGATGGACCAAATTAAACCGAGGAGACTAAGGGAATTCGAGAACGGATCGAGAAACCGCGCGTGCGTACCCATGAGCGAGGCCTCGAGGAGGTGGCGCGCGAGGAGGACCTGGTCGGTGGGGGTGAGCCCCACGACCCCGGCACCGTCGAGCTCCCCCTCGGCGCGGCCGCGGATCTGGGCCATGCTGTGGAGGCTGGATGCGAGCACGACGAGGACAGTGGCCGCCACGGTACGCACCATGACGGGCCCGCGCCCCCGCTTGAGGCGGTCGAGCGCGAGCACGGCCAGCTTCCGCAGCGGCGTCTTGAAGAGcagcgtcgccgccaccgcggcctccgccgcgagCACCGTGAAGAGGAGCTGGATCATCGCGCCGGGCCGTCGGCGGAGGGAAAAgacgaggaggag encodes the following:
- the LOC101775823 gene encoding uncharacterized protein LOC101775823 — translated: MIQLLFTVLAAEAAVAATLLFKTPLRKLAVLALDRLKRGRGPVMVRTVAATVLVVLASSLHSMAQIRGRAEGELDGAGVVGLTPTDQVLLARHLLEASLMGYSLFLALVIDRLHNYVKEIRRLKKNLEAVSKQNKTMLEEATHGRSEESERDLKDISDAKKDV